Proteins from one Shewanella pealeana ATCC 700345 genomic window:
- a CDS encoding transporter, translating to MISIRGFAITDRQLIRPDIICMVKTRPLFTLLLVCSPCAAQDLEPRSYTNIPIGMHFLAAGVVHSEGNLSPAPSAPIKNANLSINAAVIGYAHTFDLSGSSSKVDLSTTRVCYQGSAEFNGQQLNADRCGYGDPSIRVTWNFFGAPALQAKDFSQWQQGVVVGASMQVSVPMGSYDGDKLLNAGSNRWVFRPGIGMSHKLGRWYYDVIASVRLYGDNDDFFNDTKLEQKPQFTLQGHLIYNISRGHWISLNGNLFFGGETSKDKINSLDKQRNSRFGITYSFPVNAQHSVKLYANTGVVTQVGNDFDTLGALWQYRF from the coding sequence TTGATTAGCATTAGAGGTTTCGCAATAACGGATAGACAGTTAATCAGACCAGATATCATCTGTATGGTGAAGACGCGCCCGCTGTTTACCCTCTTGCTAGTTTGCAGCCCTTGTGCAGCTCAAGATCTTGAGCCACGTAGCTATACTAACATCCCAATAGGAATGCATTTTTTGGCAGCCGGAGTCGTTCATTCTGAAGGCAATCTATCCCCTGCCCCTAGTGCGCCAATTAAAAATGCCAACCTAAGCATTAATGCCGCAGTTATCGGCTACGCCCATACTTTTGACCTCTCTGGCAGCTCTTCAAAAGTTGACCTATCGACTACTCGGGTCTGTTATCAAGGTAGCGCTGAATTCAATGGTCAACAACTCAATGCCGATCGCTGCGGATATGGCGATCCATCGATAAGAGTCACTTGGAATTTCTTCGGTGCGCCTGCATTACAAGCAAAGGATTTCTCCCAATGGCAACAGGGTGTTGTCGTGGGTGCTAGCATGCAAGTTAGCGTGCCCATGGGCAGTTATGATGGAGATAAATTACTCAATGCTGGCAGTAATCGTTGGGTTTTCCGACCAGGTATAGGTATGTCACATAAGCTTGGACGCTGGTATTACGATGTTATTGCTTCGGTAAGACTATATGGCGATAACGATGATTTTTTTAATGACACCAAATTAGAACAAAAACCTCAGTTTACACTGCAAGGTCACCTTATCTATAACATTAGCCGAGGCCACTGGATTTCATTAAATGGCAATCTATTTTTTGGCGGTGAAACCAGTAAAGACAAAATAAACTCGCTAGATAAGCAGCGCAATTCTCGGTTCGGCATCACTTACTCTTTTCCTGTCAATGCCCAGCACAGTGTTAAGCTTTACGCCAACACCGGAGTCGTGACCCAAGTTGGCAATGATTTTGATACGCTAGGAGCCTTGTGGCAATACCGCTTTTAA
- a CDS encoding GreA/GreB family elongation factor, whose amino-acid sequence MLSINQFHQLIRLELDKALASATVAAKRAHETATDSESIAKSKYETFGLEASYLAHGQSVRVAQCQADIRAFEAMFTRLNSNSIIESKGTKEPKVELGRLVLLMDENGKNQYLFVGPGAGGLKIAYEHDSIMVVTLESPLGITMANKRQGDDFSLNVAGNKREYEIIEVK is encoded by the coding sequence GTGTTATCTATTAATCAGTTTCACCAGCTAATCAGGTTGGAGCTTGATAAAGCACTTGCGAGTGCTACAGTGGCTGCTAAGCGAGCTCATGAAACGGCAACCGATAGTGAGAGTATTGCTAAAAGTAAGTATGAAACCTTTGGTTTAGAAGCATCTTATCTCGCCCACGGACAATCCGTGAGAGTTGCCCAATGCCAAGCCGATATTAGAGCATTTGAAGCCATGTTTACTCGGCTAAATTCAAATTCGATTATAGAGAGTAAGGGGACTAAGGAACCTAAAGTGGAATTAGGAAGATTAGTCCTATTGATGGATGAAAATGGTAAAAACCAATACCTTTTTGTTGGTCCAGGAGCTGGCGGACTAAAGATAGCATATGAGCATGATTCAATTATGGTTGTGACACTAGAGTCGCCATTAGGCATTACTATGGCAAATAAACGCCAAGGAGATGATTTTAGTTTGAATGTTGCAGGTAATAAACGTGAATATGAAATCATTGAAGTTAAATAA
- a CDS encoding TRL domain-containing protein — protein MASKVSRLALILGVSVAMLGCNIANHGSFVTNTYQDAKVSSPLVRLGPVSGQSCQTQFLYLFPMGDSVSSPRAIEAAKNAIKGTVIITDVTIDDTLSFGVGYSEQCINVQGTAFGTKSL, from the coding sequence ATGGCGTCAAAGGTTTCTAGGCTCGCTTTAATACTGGGGGTTTCAGTTGCCATGTTGGGGTGCAATATCGCCAATCATGGCTCCTTTGTCACCAATACCTATCAAGATGCAAAGGTAAGCAGTCCTCTCGTTAGGCTAGGCCCCGTTTCTGGACAGAGTTGTCAGACTCAATTCTTGTATTTATTCCCAATGGGCGACAGTGTTTCCTCGCCTCGTGCCATTGAGGCCGCGAAAAATGCGATTAAAGGGACTGTGATCATTACCGACGTGACCATAGATGACACTCTCTCGTTTGGTGTTGGCTATTCAGAGCAGTGTATAAACGTACAAGGTACAGCTTTTGGAACCAAGAGCCTGTAA
- a CDS encoding DUF3612 domain-containing protein, with amino-acid sequence MKNNQSLIRKSHFLGTKIRNLRKRNHLTMEDLSARCVRVDPESAPSVSYLSMIERGKRVPSAGMLAVIAAVFQKELDWFLDDVPEDDAITPNKGRRGGISGMALEPSFLFSNDILQIAIPEMLSQTGTTGREFAHLLIRAHQEHHQNHFPDLERAAEEVGKKRLPLAINDLKDIAKSLGLKLKWIDRTPQEVVDEMGVSTTHVVTSFFEPPSTIYLNKMLKSFVTRLKYDLAVHIGHCVLHNKDGLKCVLTAGRRHTAADDEISTPVSSTLNAQDILHAWRDFESSFFAGALLCPKVPFRQLLDRHGYEIKVNEALGISASVAMRRMTVVSPYPHWHYFDAYAPGKLKAVYRGNGIPLPWGNMRVVEDPCQHWAVFRMINEPKVGTSAQISILDVAEKPRIYCCESIKVEDMAGNNHVLCAGIDLNPAIDAQGGDAASIAAELKQSCASNSGSVEMPTSIKKDLMSVAKILNINWIERGIQNEARLICSRGAVCPRQPSCYRAGKSQCSES; translated from the coding sequence ATGAAAAACAATCAAAGTTTAATCAGGAAGTCACATTTTTTAGGCACAAAGATCCGAAACTTGAGGAAAAGAAACCACCTCACGATGGAAGATCTCTCCGCCCGGTGCGTACGCGTAGATCCCGAATCGGCTCCCTCTGTGTCCTACTTGTCGATGATTGAACGCGGTAAAAGAGTACCAAGTGCTGGAATGCTAGCCGTTATTGCCGCCGTTTTTCAAAAAGAGCTGGACTGGTTCCTAGATGATGTCCCCGAAGACGATGCGATTACGCCTAATAAAGGCCGTCGTGGCGGGATTAGTGGTATGGCGTTAGAGCCTAGCTTTCTATTTTCCAACGATATTTTACAAATTGCGATCCCGGAGATGTTATCGCAAACTGGAACCACGGGTAGAGAATTTGCCCACCTATTAATTCGCGCACATCAGGAACATCATCAGAACCACTTTCCCGATCTTGAACGTGCCGCCGAGGAGGTAGGCAAGAAACGCTTGCCGCTGGCGATTAACGATCTCAAGGATATCGCTAAGTCGTTAGGATTAAAATTAAAGTGGATAGACAGAACGCCACAGGAAGTGGTCGATGAAATGGGAGTCAGCACCACGCACGTTGTGACCTCCTTTTTCGAGCCTCCTTCAACCATCTATTTGAACAAGATGCTTAAATCATTTGTGACTAGACTTAAGTATGACTTAGCTGTGCATATAGGCCATTGCGTCCTTCACAATAAAGATGGCCTAAAATGCGTCTTAACAGCGGGAAGACGGCATACTGCGGCCGACGATGAAATTAGCACTCCTGTTTCATCGACACTAAACGCACAAGATATTTTACATGCTTGGCGTGATTTCGAATCCAGCTTCTTTGCCGGCGCTCTGCTCTGCCCTAAGGTGCCCTTCAGGCAACTTCTAGACCGTCACGGATACGAAATTAAGGTCAATGAAGCTTTAGGGATCTCAGCGTCGGTAGCAATGCGCCGCATGACGGTAGTTTCGCCTTATCCACATTGGCATTACTTCGATGCTTATGCTCCTGGAAAGCTTAAGGCTGTATATAGAGGCAATGGTATTCCACTACCTTGGGGAAATATGCGAGTAGTAGAAGATCCTTGCCAACATTGGGCCGTATTTAGAATGATTAACGAGCCTAAGGTCGGTACATCAGCTCAAATCTCCATACTTGATGTTGCCGAAAAACCAAGGATCTACTGCTGTGAGTCGATAAAAGTAGAAGATATGGCTGGTAATAACCACGTATTATGCGCTGGAATCGATCTTAACCCTGCGATTGATGCTCAGGGCGGCGACGCCGCGTCTATTGCTGCAGAGTTAAAGCAATCCTGCGCAAGCAATAGTGGCTCGGTTGAGATGCCAACGAGTATTAAAAAAGATTTGATGAGTGTTGCCAAAATCCTCAACATCAATTGGATTGAAAGAGGCATTCAAAACGAGGCTAGATTAATATGCTCAAGAGGTGCGGTTTGTCCAAGGCAACCTAGCTGTTATCGAGCGGGTAAATCTCAGTGTAGTGAGAGCTAG
- a CDS encoding malate synthase, with translation MDISTTNTSTQVNNNNGHYIGAELVDVKLVEVASNDVTALSAKDFLDAKFPLANGSHKNACSYVIYYQQLLVFMADGSQTGLRQPKQFVALNGHKSEPTAILLKDKGGHVELTFDRSKANTNRDLANLQDIQLEGHEYWISLINIENTVVASSMQDQVFTAKDGSDYLLKS, from the coding sequence ATGGATATATCAACAACGAATACTAGTACTCAAGTAAATAACAATAACGGTCATTATATTGGTGCAGAACTTGTTGATGTGAAACTTGTCGAGGTGGCAAGTAATGACGTAACGGCCTTAAGTGCAAAAGATTTTTTAGATGCCAAGTTTCCACTCGCTAATGGTTCTCATAAAAATGCCTGTAGCTATGTGATCTATTATCAGCAATTATTGGTGTTCATGGCAGATGGCAGCCAAACAGGATTACGCCAGCCTAAGCAGTTTGTTGCGCTAAACGGTCATAAAAGTGAACCTACAGCGATTCTGTTGAAGGACAAGGGGGGTCATGTGGAGTTAACTTTCGATAGGAGTAAGGCAAATACTAATCGAGACCTAGCCAACCTTCAGGATATACAGCTAGAAGGGCATGAGTATTGGATCAGTTTGATTAACATCGAAAACACTGTGGTTGCATCTTCTATGCAAGATCAAGTATTTACCGCTAAAGATGGCAGTGACTACCTACTAAAAAGTTAA
- a CDS encoding RsmB/NOP family class I SAM-dependent RNA methyltransferase produces MLKSSLSPSSNELVISILDLVLSEGKPLDRAYSQHFSGLKLEPTEQGRITFVVGDILRRLNLYCYLSDVTPEEMARLGSRLLNVWHLFNELPLPKMQYSLQVDTADLASRIESAKAQPVLWDGCPDWLNQMGEAQMGDKWPAERAALNKPAKRFLRTNILKCTRDELANALRKEGVQTASVEGVDTALEVVSDSALFRTEAFKKGWFEQQDAGSQLVALALDAKPGMRVVDACAGAGGKTLSISAQMQGKGRLLAMDVEQWKLDNLKQRARRAGAHNVETRIIASSKTIKRLKLTADRVLLDVPCSGLGVLKRNPDAKWRDTPERLPVLVELQKHILQSYSRMVKVGGILVYATCSIMPEENRDQIDAFLAENKHFRFIEDETISPAETGFDGFYLAKLERISEE; encoded by the coding sequence ATGTTGAAATCTTCGCTATCTCCCAGCTCAAATGAACTTGTGATCAGTATTCTCGACCTTGTTTTATCAGAGGGTAAGCCGCTTGATCGTGCTTATTCTCAACATTTTTCCGGCTTAAAACTCGAGCCGACAGAGCAGGGGCGTATCACCTTTGTTGTGGGCGATATACTAAGAAGATTGAACCTTTACTGTTACTTATCAGATGTGACACCTGAAGAGATGGCTCGTTTAGGTTCACGTCTATTAAATGTTTGGCATCTTTTTAATGAGTTACCTTTGCCTAAAATGCAGTATTCGTTACAAGTCGATACTGCAGATTTGGCCTCCCGTATCGAGTCTGCTAAAGCGCAACCGGTACTATGGGATGGTTGCCCAGATTGGCTAAACCAAATGGGTGAAGCTCAGATGGGCGATAAATGGCCTGCAGAAAGAGCTGCGCTAAACAAGCCTGCTAAACGTTTTTTGCGTACAAATATCCTAAAGTGCACACGCGATGAACTTGCCAATGCGCTACGTAAAGAGGGAGTGCAAACGGCTAGCGTTGAAGGCGTCGATACAGCCTTAGAAGTTGTTTCTGATTCTGCATTATTTAGAACCGAAGCCTTTAAGAAAGGTTGGTTTGAGCAGCAAGATGCCGGTTCTCAATTAGTGGCATTAGCGCTTGATGCAAAGCCTGGAATGAGAGTCGTAGATGCGTGTGCAGGTGCTGGTGGTAAAACCTTATCTATTTCTGCACAAATGCAGGGAAAAGGTCGTTTACTCGCGATGGACGTAGAGCAATGGAAACTTGATAACCTGAAGCAGCGTGCGCGCCGAGCAGGTGCTCATAACGTAGAAACTCGAATTATCGCCAGCAGTAAGACCATTAAGCGTTTGAAGCTAACCGCTGACAGAGTGTTACTAGACGTACCATGCTCTGGTTTAGGCGTACTGAAGCGTAACCCTGACGCAAAATGGCGTGATACCCCAGAGCGCTTACCTGTACTGGTCGAGCTTCAAAAGCATATTTTGCAAAGCTATAGTCGTATGGTGAAAGTAGGCGGCATATTGGTTTATGCGACATGCTCAATTATGCCAGAAGAGAACCGCGATCAAATTGACGCATTTCTTGCTGAGAATAAGCACTTCAGATTCATCGAAGATGAGACAATAAGCCCAGCAGAAACCGGTTTTGATGGTTTCTACTTAGCAAAATTAGAGCGTATATCAGAAGAATAA
- a CDS encoding sulfatase-like hydrolase/transferase translates to MIESSEPHQPRISLTRVYFRTLGILLVFTLLLFNFKSSLQTYSVMSLATTMNSLDSDFLSARGLILDVSYFFAILLLLHIIWSGIITISALAPWYQNKDKHQSDVYWLLLICLHITCLIAINSYLYPTSLVSYFRHTLLSNPLIWGGITFFLILSFYRGLLSLMSKAVVTSTSILAAIVLISPFASTNKTSTDNSDKPNIIILGIDGLRPDHLEYLAADPKIAPNLNRLLNKMTIYSNTYTPQGRTYVAWMSLLTGQYPVSNGVRFNLAPPELVDKTLPIIELLKSKGYHTTYAIDERRFNQIDSSYGFDNTVGPKAGAADAFITGLGDLPYFNIMLIHPYSSKILPYLYNNRAYGKAYSPVTFNKTVIGSLPPEKPNFLAMHYCQLHWPYTSKDFIPQPLDSWDGNYNHYMYTQMILSVDKQVNDLFSRLKLKGMLNNAIVYIISDHGESFKLSDHQAINTQNSSSMPTTKSWGHGTNILDQQQTQVLLARADFSDGKIITAATVMDGLYSLVDIVPTLLSSLNVSTESIASQQAIQLDGEVLPKTADDVLLNRYVYVESSVPVKSINKSFIDKKDVMSETASNYEVRDDGKAYMRPQNYIELIAKKQRAIYFQHWQLSLLPDFDSPILLNTKTNEIYVADEYHGNFNWRPMLNALCNRYKGDPGFDPGSFCNQIDVVVTH, encoded by the coding sequence ATGATTGAGTCTTCAGAACCACATCAGCCAAGGATTAGTCTGACTCGGGTCTACTTTAGAACTCTGGGCATTTTACTTGTATTTACTCTGCTTTTATTTAACTTTAAGTCCTCACTTCAAACCTACTCGGTAATGTCACTTGCCACGACAATGAATAGCCTAGACAGCGATTTTTTATCTGCTCGCGGATTAATTTTAGACGTCAGCTATTTTTTCGCAATTCTATTACTGCTCCATATTATTTGGTCAGGCATAATAACTATTTCAGCTCTAGCGCCTTGGTACCAAAATAAAGATAAACATCAATCCGATGTTTATTGGTTATTACTTATATGCCTTCATATTACTTGTTTGATTGCAATAAACTCTTATTTATATCCAACGTCATTAGTTTCATACTTCAGACACACGCTTCTTAGCAATCCACTAATTTGGGGAGGGATTACATTCTTTTTGATCTTAAGCTTTTATCGTGGTTTACTGAGCTTAATGTCTAAGGCTGTAGTCACTTCTACCTCGATATTAGCAGCCATCGTTCTCATCTCCCCTTTCGCCTCAACCAACAAAACGAGTACTGACAACTCTGACAAACCAAATATCATTATTTTAGGAATCGACGGATTGAGGCCTGATCATTTGGAATACTTAGCCGCAGACCCGAAAATCGCGCCAAACTTGAACCGTCTACTCAATAAAATGACCATATACTCAAATACATACACCCCTCAGGGGCGAACTTACGTTGCGTGGATGAGCCTCCTCACAGGCCAGTATCCTGTCAGTAATGGCGTTAGATTTAATTTAGCCCCGCCAGAATTGGTTGATAAAACACTACCAATCATTGAGTTATTAAAATCAAAAGGTTATCACACAACTTATGCTATAGATGAGCGTCGTTTCAATCAAATAGACTCAAGTTATGGTTTCGATAATACTGTTGGGCCCAAGGCTGGTGCAGCAGATGCTTTTATAACTGGTTTAGGCGACCTACCTTATTTTAATATTATGCTAATCCATCCCTACTCAAGTAAAATACTCCCATACTTATACAATAATAGAGCCTATGGAAAAGCTTATTCTCCAGTAACATTTAATAAAACCGTCATCGGAAGCCTACCCCCTGAAAAACCAAATTTTCTGGCAATGCACTATTGTCAATTACATTGGCCTTATACGTCTAAAGACTTCATACCACAGCCATTAGACAGTTGGGATGGCAATTATAATCACTATATGTATACACAAATGATACTCAGCGTTGATAAGCAAGTTAATGACCTCTTTAGTCGCTTAAAACTAAAAGGCATGCTCAACAATGCAATTGTTTATATCATTTCTGATCACGGTGAAAGCTTTAAGCTAAGTGACCACCAAGCAATAAACACTCAAAATTCAAGTTCAATGCCAACAACTAAGTCGTGGGGGCACGGCACTAATATTTTGGACCAACAGCAAACTCAGGTTCTATTAGCTCGAGCAGATTTCAGCGATGGCAAGATAATTACTGCAGCAACAGTGATGGATGGACTTTACTCTTTAGTCGATATTGTGCCGACATTATTAAGCTCATTAAATGTTTCAACTGAATCAATTGCAAGTCAACAAGCCATTCAATTAGATGGAGAGGTTCTTCCCAAAACTGCAGATGATGTTTTACTCAATAGATACGTTTATGTGGAGTCTTCCGTCCCTGTTAAATCCATAAATAAGAGCTTTATCGACAAAAAAGATGTCATGTCAGAGACTGCTTCAAATTACGAAGTGAGAGATGATGGTAAAGCCTATATGCGTCCGCAGAACTACATAGAGCTTATCGCGAAAAAACAGCGTGCTATATATTTTCAACACTGGCAATTAAGCCTATTACCAGACTTTGACTCCCCAATACTTTTAAATACTAAAACAAACGAAATTTATGTCGCTGATGAGTATCATGGTAATTTTAACTGGCGACCTATGCTTAATGCGCTATGTAATCGATACAAGGGAGATCCGGGGTTTGATCCTGGCTCTTTTTGCAATCAGATAGATGTCGTAGTCACTCATTAA
- a CDS encoding L,D-transpeptidase family protein: MKRVKAFWCQLLVRLLIVSFSAVVHADIAPRVSLDNQSVAMQLSSLAFDLGVIDSAAESTNTVGLVKLLNKELFQVEFTSLSLSTEQYLKLIKRKDIASYRRLIKQYKALDRFQWPMINPIELRLGLRVKEVAKLRWVLVKLGDMEPHTIAAYRESIYDPSVEAGLKRFQIRHGLSVDGKLGNQTLLSINTKPSFRVVQLQKALKLSLKKFDEEQEYVFVNLTDYTLRISKNGVEQLKMPVIVGKPSSKTPELNTVVSVVTINPTWTPPASIIYQDIMKSVDEHPNYLRNNNFVLKSYKTGIEDSNLAGMDTAILKHKLKTSTLVQRSGDKNALGKFRFTIPNTSAIFLHDTPNKYLFKRANRALSHGCIRLSEPERFAHYLISKEPLQTQHLFQKALKTNKTMHFRLRSRLPINIIYQNVWIDKDGRLQIRES; this comes from the coding sequence GTGAAAAGAGTAAAAGCTTTTTGGTGCCAACTCCTTGTTCGCTTGCTGATAGTATCTTTTTCCGCTGTAGTACATGCGGATATCGCTCCTAGAGTGTCCTTAGATAACCAAAGTGTCGCCATGCAGCTGAGTTCGCTCGCATTCGATCTAGGTGTAATAGACAGTGCTGCTGAGTCAACTAATACTGTAGGTTTAGTTAAGCTATTGAATAAAGAGCTTTTTCAGGTTGAATTTACAAGTCTCTCATTATCAACTGAACAGTATCTAAAATTAATTAAGCGAAAGGATATAGCAAGTTATAGAAGGCTAATTAAGCAATATAAAGCGTTAGATCGCTTTCAGTGGCCGATGATAAATCCTATAGAACTTAGGTTAGGCTTAAGAGTCAAAGAAGTTGCTAAACTCAGGTGGGTCTTAGTCAAACTTGGGGATATGGAGCCTCATACTATAGCTGCTTACCGAGAGAGTATTTATGATCCTAGTGTTGAGGCGGGTCTGAAACGCTTTCAAATAAGGCATGGTTTATCAGTTGATGGCAAACTGGGAAATCAAACACTGTTATCCATTAATACCAAGCCTAGCTTCAGAGTCGTTCAACTACAGAAGGCTTTAAAATTAAGCCTAAAAAAGTTTGATGAAGAGCAAGAATACGTCTTTGTCAATCTTACCGATTATACGTTACGGATCAGTAAAAATGGTGTCGAGCAGCTAAAAATGCCTGTCATAGTGGGAAAACCTAGCAGTAAAACGCCAGAATTAAACACGGTAGTGAGTGTTGTTACTATTAACCCGACCTGGACTCCACCCGCAAGCATTATTTATCAGGATATAATGAAAAGCGTTGATGAACACCCTAACTATTTGAGGAATAATAATTTTGTACTTAAGAGTTACAAAACAGGGATTGAAGATTCTAATCTCGCAGGTATGGATACTGCTATTTTGAAGCACAAGCTAAAAACGAGTACTTTAGTTCAGCGCTCCGGCGATAAAAACGCCTTAGGAAAATTTCGATTTACAATCCCAAATACTAGTGCCATTTTTCTCCATGACACACCAAATAAGTATTTGTTTAAAAGAGCTAATCGAGCCCTTAGCCACGGCTGTATTAGGCTTTCTGAACCAGAACGATTTGCTCATTACTTAATTAGCAAAGAGCCCTTACAAACGCAGCATTTATTTCAAAAAGCGCTTAAAACCAACAAAACAATGCATTTCAGACTGAGAAGCAGGCTGCCAATTAACATCATTTATCAAAATGTTTGGATTGATAAAGATGGCCGTTTGCAAATAAGAGAAAGTTAG
- a CDS encoding helix-turn-helix domain-containing protein, with protein MDSFCHDNTMLAKLIRKEKNARMKVKLLAVLHFQDGKSRYQIADFLKVSRTSVNRWISLYLASGLEGLKEKPHRGRPSILNQEQLVQLQNHIENKSYHGEKVKLTGVDIQLYIEKQFGIKYEISSVYKLIERF; from the coding sequence ATGGACAGTTTTTGCCATGATAATACCATGTTAGCCAAGCTTATTAGAAAAGAGAAGAATGCAAGGATGAAGGTTAAGTTATTGGCGGTTTTACATTTTCAAGATGGGAAGTCAAGGTATCAAATTGCCGACTTTCTCAAAGTTAGCCGCACCAGTGTCAACCGTTGGATTAGCCTCTATTTAGCAAGTGGATTAGAAGGATTAAAAGAGAAACCCCATCGTGGAAGACCCAGCATTCTCAATCAAGAACAGCTGGTTCAGTTGCAAAATCATATTGAAAATAAGAGTTATCATGGAGAAAAAGTAAAATTAACTGGCGTAGACATTCAGCTCTACATCGAGAAACAGTTTGGCATTAAATATGAGATATCTAGCGTATATAAATTAATAGAGCGATTTTAG